In a single window of the Lates calcarifer isolate ASB-BC8 unplaced genomic scaffold, TLL_Latcal_v3 _unitig_1843_quiver_3834, whole genome shotgun sequence genome:
- the LOC108890953 gene encoding immunoglobulin-binding protein 1 has protein sequence TGRRLISTNCDVCFFFQSAPCPSDLVAMAAQRQAKVERYRQKKELEARLSDVQRAVDSGKADDEVSRDFYLLNIRRWVTVCLEEIESIDQEVEILKKMDVLKHSAAKQPAQPVRPPMKPFILTKDALQAQVFGAGYPSLPTMTVDDWYEQHRKHGALPDQGIPRKVAVEDESDAKEREEEEKEKKAEQDDEESLLKARNWDDWKDTHRRGYGNRQNMG, from the exons AACAGGCAGACGTTTGATCAGTACCAACTGTGATGTGTGCTTCTTTTTCCAGTCTGCCCCCTGCCCGTCAGAcctggttgccatggcagcacagagacaagCTAAGGTCGAGCGGTACCGTCAGAAGAAGGAGCTGGAAGCCAGATTGTCGGACGTACAGAGAGCTGTGGACAGCGGAAAGGCTGATGATGAAGTCAGCAGAGATTTTTACCTTCTGAACATCCGGAGGTGGGTCACTGTGTGTCTGGAGGAAATAGAGAGCATTGATCAGGAGGTGGAGATACTTAAGAAGATGGATGTTCTGAAGCATAGTGCTGCCAAGCAGCCGGCACAGCCAGTCCGGCCTCCCATGAAACCATTCATCCTCACCAAGGATGCTTTACAG GCTCAGGTTTTTGGGGCTGGTTACCCCAGTCTTCCCACCATGACTGTAGATGACTGGTATGAACAGCACAGGAAACATGGAGCCCTGCCTGACCAGGGGATCCCAAGGAAGGTCGCTGTGGAGGATGAAAGTGAtgcaaaagagagggaagaagaggaaaaagagaaaaaggctGAACAGGATGATGAGGAGTCTCTGCTGAAAGCCAGAAACTGGGATGACTGGAAGGACACTCATCGCAGAGGTTATGGAAATCGCCAGAACATGGGCTAA